A single Brachybacterium sillae DNA region contains:
- a CDS encoding YhgE/Pip domain-containing protein: MNRLRSPLVILAALVPLLVAGIGVWGLSGRADALDRVPAAVVNLDRGTTLTTPDGEEQFVPFGRLLTAGLTRPADASAMTAGTSGASDAGGASDAGGRDGDAGQDLEEQVADGETAGFDWTLTDETEARAGLRSGRYAAVIIIPADFSDRLGTLGTPDARQARIEVLTDDSSGALDGVIGTVIAEAATRTLGTGLTEQYLDGVYVGFNDIQAGYQQAADGADDLTGGADDLSQGARQSADGAQDLADGVGQYAEGADQYADGVDQYADGADQYADGMRRFDDGVQQTADGTGQLAGGLDQLADGGDELATGTRDLSGGLAAVAGGADQVAGGAGGLADGTARLRTGASDLATGADQLATGLDQLSTGADQVASGTAEVRDGLSGTEDQPGLVPGAQQLAEGVAGDGTAQNPGLVAGADQLATGAEQLRDGIAAVDQQIVSGDGAGENPGLVATSGQVADGLHQVDGLVHGDGTALNPGLAPLAEQLAATCATSGADPAYCAQVQALTQYTGGLETALGSADQPGLIAGADGTAAYAQGLDQALNGGGDTPGLVEGSEQLATGARASAEAAPQLVDGITGLRDGLVALEQGAGPLADGAQQLADGTSQSADGARQLAGGARQLSGGVVQLDDGAQQLAGGARDLAQGADDAATGAGQLATGADQLAQGTRASADGADRLAEGTDQLAAGSGELTTGAEGLADGADQLVDGSDQLADGSDQLAEGSQQLADGGQQLADGTDELADGAGQLADGLHQGADQVPTADAAERERMAQMAARPVTTLSSRANAVEGPATGIFAAVAPLALWVGAFTTFLLLPALARRDLDTAVSAPMAALRSLAPAALLGLVQAALAVAVLSAVDVRPSSVAATLLVAMAGAVMLTALHQAMLVVAGARLGRILALLLLMLQLVTLVGVLPVETAPAALRVVADLLPLSVVARGLGHGLLGGASVPLVPVLLGMAAWGLGAFLATSMMVSRRRMLPADVGVGEPAVA; encoded by the coding sequence ATGAACCGCCTGCGGTCCCCGCTGGTCATCCTCGCCGCTCTGGTCCCGCTGCTCGTCGCCGGGATCGGGGTGTGGGGCCTGTCCGGCCGTGCCGACGCCCTCGACCGGGTTCCCGCCGCCGTGGTGAACCTCGACCGCGGCACCACCCTCACCACCCCCGACGGCGAGGAGCAGTTCGTGCCGTTCGGTCGTCTGCTCACCGCCGGGCTCACCCGCCCCGCCGACGCCTCCGCGATGACGGCCGGCACCTCCGGGGCCTCCGACGCCGGCGGGGCCTCCGACGCGGGCGGACGTGACGGCGACGCCGGGCAGGACCTCGAGGAGCAGGTCGCCGACGGTGAGACCGCCGGTTTCGACTGGACGCTCACCGATGAGACGGAGGCCCGTGCCGGTCTGCGCTCGGGTCGATACGCCGCGGTGATCATCATCCCCGCCGACTTCAGCGACCGCCTCGGCACCCTCGGCACCCCCGATGCCCGCCAGGCCCGTATCGAGGTCCTCACCGACGACTCCTCCGGCGCCCTCGACGGGGTGATCGGCACGGTGATCGCCGAGGCCGCCACCCGCACCCTCGGCACCGGTCTCACCGAGCAGTATCTCGACGGGGTGTACGTCGGGTTCAACGACATCCAGGCCGGATACCAGCAGGCCGCCGACGGCGCCGACGACCTCACCGGCGGCGCGGATGACCTCTCCCAGGGGGCCCGGCAGTCCGCTGATGGAGCGCAGGATCTCGCCGACGGCGTCGGCCAGTACGCCGAGGGTGCGGACCAGTACGCCGACGGCGTGGACCAGTACGCCGATGGTGCCGACCAGTACGCGGACGGCATGCGCCGGTTCGACGACGGGGTGCAGCAGACCGCCGACGGTACCGGCCAGCTCGCCGGTGGCCTCGACCAGCTCGCCGACGGTGGTGACGAGCTCGCCACCGGGACCCGTGACCTCTCCGGGGGTCTCGCTGCGGTGGCCGGCGGCGCCGACCAGGTCGCCGGTGGTGCGGGCGGTCTCGCCGACGGCACCGCCCGCCTGCGGACCGGAGCCTCCGACCTGGCCACCGGCGCCGACCAGCTCGCGACCGGTCTCGATCAGCTGTCGACCGGGGCCGACCAGGTCGCCTCCGGGACCGCCGAGGTGCGCGACGGCCTCAGCGGCACCGAGGACCAGCCGGGCCTGGTGCCCGGTGCCCAGCAGCTCGCCGAGGGTGTCGCCGGGGACGGCACCGCCCAGAACCCCGGCCTGGTGGCCGGCGCCGACCAGCTCGCCACCGGGGCTGAGCAGTTGCGTGACGGGATCGCCGCCGTCGATCAGCAGATCGTCAGCGGTGACGGGGCCGGGGAGAACCCCGGCCTGGTCGCCACCTCCGGGCAGGTCGCCGATGGTCTCCACCAGGTCGACGGCCTGGTGCACGGTGACGGCACCGCCCTGAACCCGGGCCTCGCCCCCCTGGCGGAACAGCTGGCCGCCACGTGCGCCACCAGCGGCGCCGACCCGGCCTACTGCGCGCAGGTGCAGGCTCTGACCCAGTACACGGGTGGGCTGGAGACGGCGCTGGGCAGCGCGGATCAACCCGGGCTGATCGCCGGTGCCGACGGCACCGCCGCCTACGCCCAGGGGCTCGATCAGGCCCTGAACGGCGGCGGGGACACCCCAGGGTTGGTCGAGGGGTCCGAGCAGCTCGCCACCGGGGCACGCGCCAGCGCGGAAGCCGCCCCGCAGCTGGTCGACGGCATCACCGGCCTGCGGGACGGCCTGGTGGCCCTGGAGCAGGGCGCGGGTCCCCTCGCGGACGGCGCCCAGCAGCTCGCCGACGGCACCTCCCAGTCGGCCGACGGTGCCCGCCAGCTCGCGGGTGGTGCCAGGCAGCTGTCCGGGGGCGTCGTCCAACTCGATGACGGCGCCCAGCAGCTCGCGGGCGGTGCCCGAGACCTCGCCCAGGGGGCCGACGACGCCGCCACCGGAGCCGGGCAGCTCGCCACGGGTGCCGATCAGCTCGCGCAGGGCACCCGTGCCTCCGCCGACGGGGCGGACCGTCTCGCCGAGGGCACCGACCAGCTCGCCGCCGGCAGCGGTGAACTGACCACCGGGGCGGAGGGCCTGGCCGACGGCGCAGATCAGCTGGTGGACGGTTCCGACCAGCTGGCGGACGGCTCCGATCAGCTGGCAGAGGGATCGCAGCAGCTGGCCGACGGCGGCCAGCAGCTCGCCGATGGCACCGACGAGTTGGCCGATGGTGCCGGTCAGCTCGCCGACGGACTCCATCAGGGTGCCGACCAGGTGCCCACGGCGGATGCCGCCGAACGGGAACGCATGGCGCAGATGGCCGCCCGTCCCGTCACGACCCTGTCGAGCAGGGCGAACGCCGTCGAGGGCCCGGCCACCGGGATCTTCGCTGCGGTGGCGCCTCTGGCGCTGTGGGTCGGCGCGTTCACGACGTTCCTGCTGCTGCCGGCGCTGGCCCGGCGTGACCTCGACACGGCGGTGTCGGCGCCCATGGCGGCGCTGCGGTCTTTGGCTCCCGCAGCACTCCTGGGCCTGGTCCAGGCCGCCCTCGCGGTGGCCGTGCTCAGCGCCGTGGATGTGCGCCCGTCCTCTGTGGCGGCGACGCTACTGGTCGCCATGGCCGGGGCGGTGATGCTCACTGCCCTGCACCAGGCGATGTTGGTGGTGGCCGGGGCCCGGTTGGGCCGAATCCTCGCCTTGCTGTTGCTCATGCTGCAGCTGGTGACCCTCGTGGGGGTGCTGCCGGTGGAGACGGCCCCCGCGGCGCTGCGGGTGGTGGCGGATCTGCTGCCGTTGTCCGTGGTGGCGCGCGGTCTGGGCCACGGCCTGCTCGGTGGGGCGTCGGTGCCGCTGGTGCCGGTCCTGCTGGGCATGGCGGCGTGGGGCCTGGGAGCATTCCTCGCGACGAGCATGATGGTCTCGCGTCGGCGGATGCTGCCGGCCGATGTGGGAGTCGGCGAGCCCGCGGTGGCATGA
- a CDS encoding DUF6318 family protein has translation MPPLSVETTMAAVSAQETPLPTWADRRRQGGVRRLGAVALAGVVMLGVAACGGESSRDAATFPPTVVSDFPATSDGDVETTPGAPSDSGGTTSGGASDGGGTVVANIPKPDPKDYPGMDQHTQEGAEQVSKYYWDLILWGYQTGQTEDAEALALESCLNCAGVFQDIEKTRGADELWRAVEIRPISSDIGEPTRDIDDFQATYVVEIVHLASEPNPGSEATREEYTFLTALKWVDGSWMVSGGGAEVRDL, from the coding sequence ATGCCCCCGCTGAGCGTTGAAACGACCATGGCCGCTGTCTCTGCCCAGGAGACGCCTCTCCCGACGTGGGCCGACCGGCGTCGGCAGGGTGGGGTGCGCCGTCTGGGGGCTGTTGCGCTGGCGGGGGTCGTGATGCTGGGTGTTGCGGCCTGTGGTGGGGAGAGCTCGAGGGACGCTGCCACGTTTCCCCCGACGGTGGTCTCGGACTTCCCCGCCACCTCTGACGGCGACGTAGAGACGACCCCGGGCGCACCGAGCGATAGCGGCGGCACTACCAGCGGTGGTGCATCCGATGGCGGCGGAACCGTCGTCGCGAACATCCCCAAGCCCGACCCCAAGGACTACCCGGGCATGGACCAACACACCCAGGAAGGCGCGGAGCAGGTTTCGAAGTACTACTGGGACCTGATCCTCTGGGGCTACCAGACCGGCCAGACCGAGGATGCTGAAGCACTGGCGCTGGAGTCATGTCTGAATTGTGCGGGTGTGTTTCAGGACATCGAGAAGACCAGGGGGGCAGACGAGCTCTGGCGGGCCGTCGAAATCCGACCAATCTCTAGTGATATCGGCGAACCTACGCGCGACATCGACGATTTTCAGGCGACATACGTGGTAGAAATTGTGCACCTCGCCTCGGAGCCCAACCCTGGGAGTGAGGCAACGCGAGAGGAATATACGTTCCTCACTGCCTTGAAGTGGGTGGATGGGTCCTGGATGGTGTCGGGTGGAGGTGCCGAGGTGCGCGATCTATGA